The following is a genomic window from Burkholderia oklahomensis C6786.
GAATGCCCGTCGCCGCGCTCGCCGCCTGCGCGGCGCCCGCCATCTTCTCGACGAATGCGTCCGCGTTCGCGGAGCCGCCGTTGCCCTTGAGCGGCGGCGTCAGCGCGCTCGCCGCCGAATAGCCGCGCGTGCCCGCCAGCGCGCCGTTGCCGGCCGACGCGTTCGAGTTCGCATACGCCTTCGCGAGCGCGTTCATCGCCGCGATGCCGCCCTCGCCCTGCGCATCGGGCGCCACGTTCGCGTTGCGCATCAACTGCTTCGCCAGCGCGTCGGCGACGCCGATGCCCTTCGCCGACATCTGCTGCGCGAGCTGCTGGTCGAGCATCGACGTGTACATCTTCGACGAGCTCGAATCGAAGGGGCTGTTCGACGGCGTCGCGTCGCGCATGCTCTTCAGCATCATCTGCGTGAACATCGCGTCGAACTGGCCCGCGACCATCTTCACGCCTTCGCGCGGCGTCGCCGCCGCGGCTTGCGAGCGCAGCGCGTCGAACCCTTGAACGTCGAGCGCGAAGCGCTGCGACAGATCGTTCGCTTTCGTGAAAGTCGTCACTTAGATGATCTCCAGATCCGCGCGTAGCGCGCCTGCCGCCTTCATCGCCTGCAGGATCGACATCAGATCCGCGGGCGTCGCGCCGAGCGAGTTGAGCGCCTTCACCACTTCGGCGAGGTTCGCGCCCGCCGTCACCATGCGCAGCGCGCCGTTGTCCTGCTTCAACTGAATCTGCGACTGCTGCGCGACCACCGTCTGCCCGTTCGAGAACGGCCCCGGCTGCGACACGACGGGCTGCGTGTTGACGACGACCGACAGATTGCCGTGCGCGACCGCGCAGTTCTGCAGCGTCACCATCTGGTTCATCACGATCGAGCCCGTGCGCGCGTTCAGGATCACCTTCGCCGCCGCCTTGTCGGGGCTCACTTCCAGATTCTGCAGCCGCGCCATGAACGCGACCTGCTGCGCCGAGTCGGCGGGCGCCGTGAGCTGGATCGTGCGGCCGTCGAGCGCCGTCGCGGTGCCCGCGCCGAAGCTCGAATTCACCGCGGACACGATCCGCTGCGCGGTGCCGTAATCCATGTCGTTCAATTGCAGCTGCAGCACGCCGTTCATCTGCGCGATCGCGTTCGGCACCGAACGCTCGACGATCGCGCCGCCGGCGATCCGCCCGGCCGCGAGCTGGTTCACCTGCACGCGGCTGCCGTTCGCGCTCGCGCCCGCGCCGCCCACCGCCATGTTGCCCTGCGCGAGCGCGTAGACCTGGCCGTCCGCGCCCTTCAACGGCGTGAGGAGCAGCGTGCCGCCGCGCAGGCTCTTCGCGTTGCCGAGCGACGACACCGTCACGTCGATCGCCTCGCCCGGCCGCGCGAACGGCGGCAGCGTCGCCGTCACCATCACCGCGGCGACGTTCTTCAGCTGCATGTTCGTCATCGCCGACGAGCCGCCGTTCGCCGAGCCGTTGTTGATCGAGATGCCGAGGTTCGCGAGCATGTTCGCGAGCGTCTGCGTGGTGAACGGCGTCTGCATCGTCTGGTCGCCGGTGCCGTCGAGGCCGACGACGAGGCCGTAGCCGATCAGCGGGTTGTCGCGCACGCCCTGGATCTGCGCGAGCTCCTTCAGGCGCTCCGCGTGCGCGGCGACGGGCGCGAGCACGAACGCGCAGGCGGCCGCGAGCGCGCAGCACGCGGCCGCGCGGCAATTCGAACGGAGAACGCGCACGACGCGCGCGAGCAAGGTACGCATCGTCTTCACCACGGCGCGATATTGAGGAAGAAGCGCTGCAGCCAGCCCATCGTCTCGGCTTCGTTGATGTAGCCCTTCGCCGAGTATTCGATCCTCGCGTCCGCGACCTGCGTCGAATAGACCGAGTTCTGGCCCGAGATCGTGTTCGGATTGACGATGCCCGAGAAGCGCACGAATTCGTTGCCCTGGTTGATCAGCATCTGCTTCTCGCCGCTCACGACGAGGTTGCCGTTCGGCAGCACGTTCGTCACCGTCACGGTGATCGTGCCGTTGAACGTGTTCGCCGCGCTCGCGCCGCCCGTGGCCGCGAACTTGTTCGCGCCCTGCGCGGACAGGTTCGCCTTGTTGAAGAGGCCGCCGAGAAAGCCCGCCGTCGGCACGTCGAAGCTCGTGTTGCCCTGCCGGTTCGTGTTCGCGCCCGACGACTTCGTCGCGTTGATGTTCTCCGCGATCACGATCGTCAGGATGTCGCCGATGTTGCGCGGCCGCTGATCCTCGAAGAGCGGCCGGCCCGCATAGCCCGGGTTGTAGATCGAGCCGGGCGCCTGCATCGCGGGCGGCATCGGCGGCATCACCGACATCGGCTGCTGCGTGATCGGCTCGCGCGGCAGCTGCGCGCAGCCGGCCAGCGCGAGCGCGGCCGCGGCGAGCGCCGCCGCGATGCGCGCGCGGCGCGCCGGTTGCGGGGAGAAACGAACCTGCTTCATGGCGTCTGACCTGGGGCCGGTTAGCGCGACATCTGCGTGACGGTCTGCAGCATCTGGTCGGACGTCGTCACGGCCTTGCTGTTGATTTCGTACGCGCGCTGCGTCTGGATCATGTTGACGAGCTCCTGGACGACGTTCACGTTCGACGCCTCGACGTAGCCCTGCTTGAGCGTGCCCGCGCCGTTCAGGCCGGGCTGCGACACGTTCGGCTGGCCCGACGACGTCGTCTCCGCGAACAGGTTCTCGCCCTTCGCGTCGAGGCCGGCGGGGTTGATGAACGTCGCGACCTGGAGCGCGCCGATCTGCACCGCGTTGTTCGAGCCCGGCTGCGTGACCGACACGACGCCGTCGCTGCCGATCGTGAGCGACGTTGCGTTCTGCGGGATCGTGATCGCCGGAATCACCTGATAGCCGCTCGACGTGACGAGCTGGCCCTGCGCATTGGTCTGGAACGAGCCGTCGCGCGTGTAGGCGTTCGTGCCGTCCGGCATCAGCACCTGGAAGAAGCCCTGGCCGTTGATCGCGACGTCCTTCGAGTTGCCGGTCTGCTGCAGCGCGCCCTGCGTGTAGAGGCGCTCGGTCGCGACCTGCTGGACGCCCGTGCCGAGCTGCAGGCCCGACGGCAGCTCGGTCTGCTGCGTCGAATTCGCGCCCGGCTGGCGCACGGTCTGGTACAGCAGATCCTCGAACACCGCGCGCGAGCCCTTGAAGCCATTGGTGCTCACGTTCGCGAGGTTGTTCGAGATCACGTCCATCTGCGACTGCTGCGCATTCATGCCGGTCGCGGCGATGTAGAGGGAACGGTTCACGTGTTGACTCCTTGTCTGGCGCTTGCCGCGCTTAGCTGAAATTGAGCAGCTGGTTCGCCGCCTGCTCGTTCTGGTCGGCGGACTGGATCAGCTTCGTCTGCAATTCGAACGCGCGCGCGTTGTCGATCATCGACACCATCGCCGCCACCGGATTGACGTTGCTGCCTTCGAGCGAATTCGGCACGACCCGCACGGCCGGATCGGCATCGGCGGGATTACCGTCCGCGGTGCGGAACAGGCCGTCGTCGCCGCGCTTCATCGCAGCGGGATCGGGATTCACGAGCTTCAGTTGATCGATCATCGCGACGGCGGTCGGCGGATCGCCCGGCATCAGCGCCGACACGGTGCCGTCCTGGCCGATCGTCAGCTGCGCGTTCGGCGGCACCGCGAGCGGGCCGCCGTTGCCGACGACGGGCAGGTTGTTCGCGGTCACGAGCTGCCCGTTCTGGTCGACGTGCAGGTTGCCCGCGCGCGTGTACGCCTCGGTGCCGTCCGGCAGCATCACGGACAGCCAGCCCGGCCCCTGGACCGCGACGTCGAGCGGGTTGCCGGTCCGCTCGATCGGGCCCGGCGTGAAGTCCGCGACGGGCGTCGACGACAGCGTGTAGGTGCGCGTCGTCGACGGATCGACGTTGCCGCTGCCGTCGTCGAAGTTCATCGGCACCGCGCGGAACGTCGCGAGCTGCGCGCGGAACCCCGTCGTCGACGTGTTCGCGAGATTGTTCGCGACGACGGACTGCTGCTCGAGCGACTGCGTCGCGCCCGTCATCGCCGTATAGATCAGTCGGTCCATGGCTGGCTGTTATCCGCGAAGGCCGCTTACAGGTTGATGAGCGTCTGGTCGACGGTCTGCTGCGTCTTGATCGTCTGCGCGTTCGCCTGGTAGTTGCGCTGCGCGGTGATCAGCTTCACGAGCTGGCTCGTCAGGTCGACGTTCGAGTTTTCGAGCGCGCTGCCCTGCAGCGTGCCGTGGTTCGTGCTGCCGGGCGCGGAGATCTGCGGCACGCCCGACGCGGCCGTCTCGACGTACTGGTTGTTGCCGACGCTCACGAGGCCGTTCGGATTGTTGAAGTTCGCGAGCACGATCTGGCCGAGCGTCGACGTCTGGCCGTTCGAGTAGTTGCCCGTGAGCTTGCCGTCCGCGCCGATCGAGAACGTCGTCAGCACGCCGCTCGCGAAGCCGTTCTGCGTGAGGTTGTTGATGCCGTTCTTGCCGCCGTACTGCGTCGTGCCCGTCAGGTCGAGCGTCAGGTTCTGCGGGTTCGCCGCGCCCGTCGTCGTCGGAATCGAGAACGAGAACTGGCCGACGTTCGTCGTCGGCGCGCCGGCCGGCGTCGACGTGCTCGTGATCGTGCCCGCCGTGTTGAACTTGACCGAGCCGAGATCGGTCGGCGTCTGGCCCGACGGGCCCGCGTACGCTTCCCACTGACCCGTCGTCGAGCTCTTCACGAAGTACAGGTTGACGTTCTGCGAGCCGCCGAGCGAATCGAACGCCTGCACCGACGTCGTGTAGTTGTAGCTCGTCGGATCCGAATAGTTGAACGGCGTCGTCGCGGGCACCGCGTCCTGCGAGTTCAGGTTGAACTGGCCGGTAATCTTGCTCGTCGCGGTCGGCGCGATGTTGGTCGTCGGCGCCTGCAGCGGCACGGTCGCCGCGCTGTTGATCACGCCGTTCGCGTCGGCCGCGTAGCCCATCAGGTTCAGGCCCTGCGAGTTGACGATGTAGCCGTTCTTGTCGCGCTGGAACGTGCCGTCGCGCGAATACGTGACGACGCCGTTGTTCGACATCTGGAAGAAGCCGTTGCCGTTGATCGCGACGTTCAGCGACGAGGTGCTCGACGTGATCGTGCCCTGGCTGAACTGCTGCTGCACCGACGCGAGCATCGTGCCGATGCCGATCGGATTGTTGACGGCCGACGCGACCGAATTCGCGTACATGTCGGCAAACTGCGCGGTGCTTCCCTTGAAGCCGACCGTGTTCGCGTTCGCGATGTTGTTGCCGATCACGTCGAGGTCGCTCGACGCGCCTGCCAAACCGCTCAAACCTTGTTGATAGCCCATCTCGGTCTCCGTGGCGAAGAAGCTGGATCAGTTGGTGGAAGACGAGGCGCTGCCGTTCGACGCGCTCATCGTGGTATTCGGGAAGATCGATGCGACCTGGCTGAAGCCGACCGTCGATCCGTTCGACAGCACGAGCCCCGGCGTGCCGTCGGCCTGCTTGACGACGCTCAGCACCTGCGCGGACGACAGCGTCGTCGGCGCGTACTGCTTGCCGGACGTGTCGGTGTAGCTCGCGCTGATCGTGTAGGTGCCGTCGGGCAGCTTGTTGCCGGCCGTGTCGGTCGGCGTCCAGTTGAACGGCACGGTGCCCGCCGACTGCGCGCCCGCGTTGATCGTGTTGACGACGACGCCCGACGCGTTCTTCACGGTGATCGTCAGGTTCGACACGGCGCTCGTCAGCTGCACGCCGAACGGCGACGCCGCGCCGCTCTTGACGGGCACGGTGTTGCCCGGCGCGAGCACGTTCGAGCCGATCAGCATCGCCGCCTGCGTCTGCTGGCCGGCCGTGAGCTGCGACGACAGCGACGTGAGCGACGTGTTCAACTGCGCGATGCCGCTCACCGTGTTGATCTGCGCGAGCTGCGACGTCATCTGCGCGCTGTCGACGGGACTCGTCGGATCCTGGTTCTGCAACTGCGTGACGAGCAGCTTGAGGAACGTCGTCTGCAGGTCGCTCGCCGACGTGGTCGACAGCGAGCTCGCGACGTTGATGTTCGCGTTCGAGCTGCCGGTGCCGGTCGCGCCGTTCGTCGTGCTCGTGCCGGTCGTGCTCGTGCCCGTCGTGCTCGACGACGAGCTGTTCGCGCTCATCGTGTCGAACGGCAGCGTGTTCACGGTCGTGCCGCTGCCGCCGATGGTCGTGAAGGAGGATGTCATACCGGTTCGCCTTCCTCTGCTATGCGTGTTTCGGTCGATGGAAAAGGGTGCGTCAGTTGCCGATCGTCAGCGTCTTCAGCATCAGCTGCTTCGCGGTGTTCAACGTCTCGACGTTCGCCTGATACGAGCGCGACGCGGAAATCATGTTGACCATCTCCTGCACCGGATCGACGTTCGGCATCGTCACGTAGCCGTTCTGGTCGGCGGCCGGGTTCGACGGGTCGTAGGCCGTCTTCATCGGCGACGGATCGTCGATCACCTTGGTCACCTGCACGCCGCCGACGCCCTGGCCCGACGCGGTGCGCGCGCGGCCCATCGGCGCGGTCGCGAACACCACCTGCTTCGCCTTGTAGGGCTTGCCGTCGGGACCCGTCACGCTGTCGGCGTTCGCGAGGTTCGATGCCGTCACGTTCAGACGCTGCGACTGGGCCGACATCGCGGAACCCGCGACGTCGAAAATGTTCATCAACGAAGGCATGCGTACTCCTTATCGCGTTGCGCGCTCATCCAAACGTTTCCCGTGACGCGCGCAGCACGCGGGAAACGCGCCGAAGCGGCGCGTCACGAACTCGAATTCGACGTGATCGCGGCGATCATCGTCTTGATCTGCTGCGTCATCACCGTCATCCCGGCCTGGTAGTGCACCGCGTTGTCGGCGAACTGCACGCGCTCGGTGTCGAGATCGACGGTGTTGCCGTCGAGCGCCGGCTGCTGCGGGATCCGGTACTGCGCGCGGCCGTAGTCGTCGCTCGGGCCGCCCGTCGGGATCAGCTTCACGTTGCCCGCCATGTGCGAGCCCGACGTCGTCGCCATCGACATCCCGCTCGTCACGCCGGCCGGCTGCGCGAGCGGAAGCTGCGCCGCGTTGCCGGCGGAGCGCGCGCCGTCCTGCTTCAGCGCACGGGCGAGCGTCGACGAGAAATCGACGTCGCGCGCGCGGTAGCCGGGCGTGTCGGCGTTCGCGATGTTCGACGACAGCAGTTCCTGCCGATACGTGCGCACGTCGAGCGCCTGGCGGCCGAATGCGAATTCGGCATCGAGTTTGTCCAGCATCTGCGAGTCTCCGTCTGAAGATGCGCCGCTCTTTCGCCGCCTGCGGTCGACCGCGAACCGCGGGCGGCTGACCACGGACGGCCAAAGAGGCTTTTTCCCATGGGACGCATGGTAGGCGGACGACGCAACGGGCAATCGGGCGAATAACCGGCAAAGGGCCCCTCTATTCGCGGTTTGCCGGCGAACGCCCATCCCTAGAATGCAACTCCGTACCAAACGGTTTCGAGGAGGGCGCGATGACGACAGACGCAAGCCGCGCGACGCGCACGCGCTTTGCCGTGGCGCTCGCGCTGGCGGGCTGGATGTGCGCCGCGCTCGCGCAGCAGGCGGGCGACGGCGGGATGATCGTGATTCCGGGCCGCGGCGAATCGGCGGAGATGGCGCTCGCGAACGCGAACGCGGCGAATGCGGCGAGCCCGCACGGCGCCAATGCAGCGGGGGCGGGCGCGCCGGCCGCCGCAGGATGGAACGGATCGGGCAATGCGGCAAGCGCGGTCGGCTGGAACGCTCAGGCCGCCGCGCAGGCGGCCGCCGCGTGGAACGGCCGAGCGGGCGCGCCGTCGGAGGCCGGATCGAACGATTCCGCCAACGCCTCTACGGCAGCCGAGCAGAGCAACGGCCAGATCGTGATCGAACCGGGTCCGGCCGCATCGAACGGCCGGATTGCGGCGTCGCCCGCAACCGGATGGAACCGGACAGCGAATGCGGCCGCCCCGCGAAGCGGATGGACCGGCGAAGCGAATCCCACATCGACGACGGCCGGATCGAACCTTCCCGCAAGCGCCGCGTCGGCGAGCGCCCGATGGAGCAATCCGGCCGGCGCGACCGCGCCCGGCGCAGCGAACCGGAGCAATCCGCCCGCAAGCGCCGCTGCCGGCGTCAATCCCGCATTCCGCGCGGGCGCCGCATCGCGCGCGCCGGTCAACGCGCAGCAGATCGTGACGGTCGTCGCGCAGGGCGCGGCCGCGCCCGCTGGCCGGCCCGCGAACGCACGGTCGGCCGCCCAGCCGTGGCAGGCCCAGCGCGCCCAAGCCGCCGCCGCGCAAGGCGGCGTGATCCCCGTCTCGTTCCGCTCGGAGCCCGCGCCGCGCGCGCTGCCGGCCCGTCCCGCGCCGATTCGCACGGCCGCGCCCGCAGCGAACGCACCTGGCGCGCAGACGGTCGCCGCATCGGCCGCCTCCGCCAACGCGACCGCCGCCGCCCCGGTCCCGGCCGGCCAGCAGGACGGCGAAACGATCCGCCGCGCGGCGCTCGCGTTCCTGCAGCAGCAGGCGGCGGGCCTGCCCGGCAAGACCACCGTCACCGTCGCGGCCGCGTTCCCGCGCGGCCTCGCCGCGTGCACGACGCTCGAGCCGTTCCTGCCGTCGGGCGCGCGCCTGTGGGGCCGCACGACGGTCGGCGTGCGCTGCGCGGGCGAGCGTCCGTGGACGATCTATCTGCAGGCGAAGCTCGCCGTGCAGGCGACCTACTACGTCGCCGCGCGCCAGATCTCGCCCGGCGAGGCGCTCTCGGCCGCCGACCTCGTCGCGCGCGACGGCGACCTGACGATGCTGCCGCTCGCCGTGATCACCGATCCGACCGAGGCGGTCGGCGCGACCGCGCTCACGCGGGTCGCGGCCGGGCTGCCGCTGCGCCGGGATCTCCTGAAGAGCGCGGCGTCGGTGTCGATCGGCCAGACGGTGCGGGTCGTCGCGTCGGGGCAGGGATTCACGATTTCGGCCGAGGGCAGCGTGCTCAACAACGCGGCGCCCGGCCAGCAGGTACGGGTGCGGATGGCGGCGGGCCAGATCGTCACGGCGATCGTCAAGGACGCCGCGACGGTCGAAATCCCCCTCTAAGATTGCAAACTTTCGTTGATTCAGGGATTTACCGAAAAACGGGTGCTAAAGTTCGGGCCGGCCTTGCCGTTATCGTGGTCAAACCCGTACAGGAAACACCATCGTGAAAGTCGATTCCACCACTACTTCGAACGCCCGCACGCTGTCGAACGCCAGTGCGGGCGCGGCTCGCACGCAAGCCGGCCAGCCGGCCGCGGCCCAGGCGCCAGCCGGCGCCGCGGGCGCGCCGACGGGCGGAGACGCGAACGTGAGCCTGTCCGGCCTGTCGTCGACGCTGCGCAACCTGGCCGCATCGGGCAGCGCCGACATCGATACCGCCCAGGTCGAGGCGATTCGGGACGCGATCAAGAACGGCACGCTGTCGATCGACACGGGCAAGATCGCCGACGGCATCCTGCAGACCGCCCGCGAGCTGCTGAAGCAGCCGCCGCAATCGGGCAACGGCTGAACCGGCTTCGCGGCCGGGCGAAGGAACGCGAAACATGGCGCGCGGACGGTCCGCGCGCCGCCATGTCGAGCCAAACGAGATGAGAGACGAACTGCTGGCCACGGTCAACGACGAGCACGCGACGGTCGAAGCGTTCGCGTCCCTGCTTGCCTACGAGGAAAAGGCGCTGACGACGGCGTCGCCGCTCGAGGCGCTGCCGGGCATCGTCGACAGGAAATCCGAGCTGATCGAGAAGCTCGCGCACCTCGAACGCCGGCGCGACACGCTGCTCGCGTCGCTCGGCCTGCCGGCCGGCAAGACGGGGATGGATCGCGCGGCCGAAAACGACGTGCGTCTCGCGAACGGCTGGCAGTTGCTGCAGCAATCGGCCGAACGCGCGCGCCACGCGAACGCGATCAACGGGATGCTGATCCGCATCCGGATGGACTACAACGAACGCACGCTGTCCGTGCTGCGCGCCGCGCCGCAGCGCAACGGCTTTTACGGGCCGGACGGCCGCGTCGCGGCCGCCGCGCGCTAGGGTCTCTTGTCCGGATGCACCGAGCGCGTTTCATGATCGACGTGAGCTCGGAAGCGCGCCGTGTCGCAATCGACCGTGATCCACTCGCGGCGGCCGCCGTTCCGGCGGCTTGCGCCGCCCGCTGACTTCGTTTCGCCCTTCTCGTCATCCAGGTGGCGGATCGGCTCACCGCCCAAGACGCTCAAAGATCGCCTTCTCGAGCACGGCAAGCTGCTCATGGATGAGCTGCCCGGTCCCGCGTCCCGTGCGCCATTGGCCCGATCGTTCCGGGTCCGGGTCCGCATTCCGGGTCCCCCTCGCTTCCCCCTTGCGTTTGTGCGGCATAGCGGCTCCTTCGTCGTCCGTTTGCGCCCCGCAAGCAAGCATTCGGTCAGGCCCTGCGTTCACGTCGAACCTGGCCAGCAAACCGCCTCTTCCCGTCGCAAGTCGTAAGTCCGGCTTATCGCCGCGTTGTCTCGCTTTCTTTTCGCCAAAGCCGCATTGCCTTGCCGGTATGCGCGTCCTTCTCGGCGGCAATCGAGGAAAACACTCAAGACGGCTTACCGGTCCGGCGTCGCGCTCTTTGTCCCTCCGGATCCAATCGGAAATTCCACCGCAAATCGGCGTTTTTTCCGCATGCCGCGTTTCATTCCGCAAAAGGCACTGGAAACCAATGCAGCGAAATCGCTGATCCGCATGGGCGGTCGGTTTTGGCTGATTACAACGGTTGTCGCGATTCGGCGCCGTGTTTTCCATCGGCTGCGCCAATCGCGCTCGCGATGGCTTTCCTACGATGTTTTCACGGCCCTACCACGCAGCGCAGGGTACGTACCGGAAGAACATCCCGCCGCAAGGCAGCCTCACATTTATCCAGGAGCCACCATGGCATTCCCGACCAGCGTCAATGACCAGATCACCGATTCCGTCACGCAGGCCAATACCAAGGTATTGGGCGACGCGCCGGCGATCGCGATGGGCAACCTCTATCAGGCCACGGCGCAAGCGCTTGCCAACACCGCCCACAACGCCACCAACGCCCAGCAGCAAAGCTACGTCACGACCCAGGCCGCCACCACGATGGGCGTCGCGACGCTGTACTCGCTCGACACCGCCGCCACCGGCGTGGCGACCAAGGACATCCTGAGCACCGGCGTCCGCGGCCTCGGCAGCTGATAACCGAAGCCCATAAACCATTGAGGAGCCCGACATGGCTTTTCCGACCAGCGTCAATGACCAGATCACCGATTCCGTCACGCAGGCCAATACCAAGGTATTGGGCGACGCGCCGGCCATCGCGATGGGCAACCTGTACCAGGCCACGGCGCAAGCCTTGGCCAACGCGGCGCACAACGCGACCTATGCGCAACAGCAGAGCTACGTCACCGCGCAAGCCGCCACCACGATGGGCGTCGCAACGCTGTATTCGCTCGACACGGCCACGACCGGGGTAGCCACCACGAAGATCCTCGGCACCTGAGGATTGCCGGAAACAGTTGACCCCAAGGAGTTGAGCACATGGCCTTTCCCACTGCCGTCAACAACCAGATCACCGATTCGGTGACGCAGGCGAACACCCAGGTGCTGGGGGTGTCTCCGTCCATTGCGATGGGCAACCTGTATCAGGCCACGGCGCAGGCGTTGGCCAACGCAGCGCACAACGCGACGCTGGCGCAACAACAGATGTACGTCACGGCACAGGCTGCGACCACGATGGGTGTCGCGCTGCTGTACTCGTTGGATACCGGCAGTACGGCAATGGCGACGAAGAAGATCCTCGGCTGAGAGCCCATGCGTTGATCACCGACCTCCACCTGTCATCCATATATGAAGGAGCATGAATCATGGCATTTCCCACTTCAGTCAACAGCCAGATCACCGACTCGGTTGCGCAAGTCAACACGAAGGTGCTGGGCGACGCGCCATCCGTCGCGATGGGCAACCTGTATGTGGCAACGAGCCAGGCGCTGTCGAACGCCGCACACAACGCCACCAACAATCAGCAGCAATCGTACGTGACGATGCAGGCATCCACCACGCAGGCCGTGTCCACGCTGCTGACGGTGGAAACGGGCACCACGGGCGCTGCCACCGCGGAGATTCTCGGGCTGAGGTAACCGCGCCTGACGCCCGCGGCCGACGCACTGGGGCACGCGGGCGTCGCGCGCATCGGCTATCGGGTACCCGGCAGCACCGGCCCGCGCGATGCCACAGCTCGCCGTAGATCAAACGGCCGCCGCCGCGATGGCCATGACCTATCTCGCGATGGCCGACAGCATCGGCATCGCGATGAGCAATGCCGTCGCCAATCAGCAGCGAGGCCAGGTCATCGCCGGCGCGGCCACGACCCAGGTTCTCGCATTGATCATCGCAAAGGGAAGCCAACAGGGAAGCTAATCGCCATGAGCACCGATGACAGCACCGTCAACAGTCAAATCGTCGACGCCGTCAGCAACGTCGTCACGCTGACCACCGGCCAATCGCCGTCACAAGCGTTCGGCATGCTCGACGCCGTCCTGCTGGAAACGCTCGGCATGGCCATGCACAACGCGGTGAATCGCCAGCAAAGCGCCGGCATGATCAATTCGGCCGCGCTGACGGCTGCGTGCGCGAAGATCCTCGCCGTGCCGTTCCCGGCGCCGCCTCCACCTCCGCCGCCCGCGCCGCCACCGCCGCCCGAAGTGCATCCGCTGCCGGGGCCCGACGAATCAATGTCGCCGGCCTCCGTCGTGGAAGCCGCCGTCAAGGAAAGCGAGACGGCCTTCGGCGAAGCCAAGGCCGCCCTCGACGAGCTGAAGGCCTCGGCCGACACGGCCGTGAAGGACGCGGGCGACGCCGAGTATGCGCTGGACCAGTTCGCGCAATCGGTCACGGTCGCGCTGTCGAAGCCGGGCAGCGACACGCCGAACCACGGCGGACCGAGCGGCAAGAATTGAAGGATTTCGCGCTGCCTGCTGACACACTCACTCCACCGAAGGAAATGTCATGGATCCCTCGAAGGTCAACTCTCAAGTCATCGACGTGATCAACCAGAGCCAGCTCGCGACGATGAGTCCGCAGGTGGTGTTGACGAGCGGCGCGGGCAAGGCCTATCAGTCGGTCGCCCAATCGACCGCGCTCGCGGTGCAGGACGCGACCGACGCGTTGCGCAACATCACCACGATCGCGACGACGGCGGCCGGCGTGGCGATGGCGCAGCTCCTCGCCACCGGCAAGCCGCAATACGCGACGGCGCTCACCCAGGCGCAGGAGATGATGAAGTCCGCAACCGACGACTACGCGAAGATCGGCTCGGCCGCCGCGACCGTGCTCAAGGGATTCCCGGCCGGCTGAAGCGAACCCGTAAGCCCCCGCAGTCCGATCAAGGAGCATCGCCATGACCGTATCCGTTGCCGGCAAGCTGATACCGCTGCCCAACGCGCTGTCCGACATCGGACGGCTCGCGCTCGCGTTCGTCGACGGCGGCATAGAGTGGCTGGTCTGGGCCGCCACCGCGCCGTCGGCGCGCTACGACTTCGCGGACGAGACGGAGCTGATCGCCACGGTCCAGCGAGGGCTGCACGCGTCGCGCTACACGCTGCTGCCGCAGCTCGGGCTGACGATCAGCCCGGTCAAGCTCATGACGCTGAGCCTAGCCGACTTGAACACCCTCGCGCGCGCCGAGAGCGGCGACGGCTCTTCCGTCGTGGCCGCGCAAGTGGCGAAGGTCCTCTCGGAACACGGTCTCGTCACCCGCGACGAGCTGACCGCGGGCGTCAGCTTCCTCGCGCAGTTGGGCGTCAAGTCGGCGCCACTGTTCCAGGCTCTCGGCTTCGACGACAGCCTGGCGGTCACGAACCTGATGCACCTGCCGCAGGGCGCACGGCAACAGCCGCTGCAG
Proteins encoded in this region:
- a CDS encoding RebB family R body protein produces the protein MPQLAVDQTAAAAMAMTYLAMADSIGIAMSNAVANQQRGQVIAGAATTQVLALIIAKGSQQGS
- a CDS encoding RebB family R body protein → MSTDDSTVNSQIVDAVSNVVTLTTGQSPSQAFGMLDAVLLETLGMAMHNAVNRQQSAGMINSAALTAACAKILAVPFPAPPPPPPPAPPPPPEVHPLPGPDESMSPASVVEAAVKESETAFGEAKAALDELKASADTAVKDAGDAEYALDQFAQSVTVALSKPGSDTPNHGGPSGKN
- a CDS encoding RebB family R body protein: MAFPTSVNSQITDSVAQVNTKVLGDAPSVAMGNLYVATSQALSNAAHNATNNQQQSYVTMQASTTQAVSTLLTVETGTTGAATAEILGLR